The nucleotide window GACTCGCACACCGAGGGCATGCCGACCCGGGTGGTGACCGGTGGCGTGGCGCCCATCCCCGGCGCCACGATGGCCGAGCGGCGCCGGTACTTCATGGCGCACCTGGACCACCTGCGGCAGTTCCTGGTGAACGAGCCGCGCGGCCACTCCGCGATGAGCGGCGCGATCCTGCAGCCGCCGTGCCGCGAGGACGCGGACTGGGGCGTGCTGTACATCGAGGTGTCCGGCTGCCTGCCGATGTGCGGCCACGGCACGATCGGCGTCGCGACGGTCCTGGTCGAGACGGGCATGGTCGAGGTGACCGAGCCGACGACGGTGGTGCGCCTGGACACCCCGGCCGGGCTGGTGCACGCGGAGGTCACGGTCCGCGACGGCCGGGCGTCGAGCGTGAAGCTGCGCAACGTGGCCTCGTTCCTCGCCGAGCGTGACGCGGTGGTGTCCGTGCCCGGACTCGGCGACGTCCGCTACGACCTGGCGTACGGCGGCAACTTCTACGCCATCCTGGACCTGTCCTCCGTGGGGATTCCGTTCGACCGCGCGGAGAAGGACCGGATCCTGCAGGCGGGCCTGTCGATCATGGCGGCGATCAACGAGCAGCGTCCGCCGAAGCACCCGGAGGACCCGCTGATCGGCGGCTGCAAGCACGTCCAGTTCCTGGCGCCGGGTTCGGACGCGCGGGCGTCGCGGAACGCGATGGCGATCCACCCGGGCTGGTTCGACCGGTCACCGTGCGGCACCGGAACGTCGGCCCGGATGGCCCAGCTGCACGCCCGCGGCGAGCTGCCGCTGCACACGCCGTTCGAGAACAGCTCGTTCATCGGCACGACGTTCACGGGGTCACTGGTCGAGGAGACGACGGTGGGCGGCGTGCCGGCGGTGATCCCGGAGTTCTCCGGCCGCGCGTGGATCACCGGGACGGCCACCTACCTGCTCGACCCGGACGACCCGTTCCCGACGGGCTTCGTGCTCTAGGCGGGTTGCCAGAGCTCGATGCGGTGCCCTTCGGGGTCGGTGACCCAGCCGAAACGGCCGATACCGGGCATGTCCTCGACCTCGTCGGCGACGTCGGCGCCGCGCGCGCGGAGCTGGGCGAGCATCGCGTCGAGGTCGCGGACCCGGAAGTTCAGCATGGTCTGCTGGGCCGGGGAGCCGAAGTAGCCGGTGCCGGCCTCGAACGGCGCGAAGAGCGTCGTGCCGGCTTCCTGCTGCCAGCCGCCCTCCTCGCCGGGATCCAGGCCGAGGCAGTCGCGGTACCAGGCCCCGAGGGCTGCCGGGTCCGCCGCGCGGATGAAGTACCCGCCGATGCCGAGCACGCGTTCCATGGGGCGATCCTGCCAGCCCGGACCGGGCAGGAACAGGTGGCGCGCCGGGCTAGCCCGGCGCGCAGGCCGCCGTCGTGCCGGTGGCCGTTCCCGTTCCCTGGTAACCGAACTCCGTCGACTGGCCCGCGGACAGCGAACCGTTGAAGCCGGTGTTGGTGAAGCGCACCGCGCCCGTGTCTCCGCTGCGGCCGGCGTTCCACACCGACGTCACCACCGCTCCCGCGGGCAGGTTCGCCGTCACCGTCCAGCCGGTGATCGGGGCCGCTCCCGCCGTCACGCGGATCGTCGTCACGAACCCGCCCGTCCACTGGTTCACCGACACCGCCGCCGTGCAGGCCCCACCGGCCGGCGTCGTCGGCGTCGTCGGTGCGGTGGGCGTGGTGGTGGGTGTGGTCGTGCCCGGGCCGTCCGTCAGCGTCGGCGTCGACCAGTCGCGCCACTCGGCCAGGTTCCCCGCCTTCTTCGCGGCGATCCGGATCGTCCCCGCCGCACTCCCGGTCCTGAGCAGGAACTTCTGGATGTTCTGCTGCAGCGGCGTCCGCCACTCGGGCCGGGACGCGCAGTGGGTGCCGTCCTGCACGTCGGACCAGTACGTGATGTTGGCACCCACGCCGAGCGCCTTGTACACCTCCGCGCCGGCCAGTGCCGCGACGCTGCCGGAACGCGCGCCCAGCCAGTCGATGTGCGGGTTCTCCATGATGAACAGCCCACGCGGGGCGACCATGCCCACCAGTTCGTGCGTGTCGACCGGCAGCCCGGCCGGATTGCCGGTGTACGCGCTGAACGCGTCGCCGAACCACGGCTGCTCGCCGTAGGCGTTGCCCAGCCCCTGTGACCCGCTTTCGCCGGGGATGCCGCGCAGGATCGGGACGCCCGCGGTGCCGGACTCGATCGGCATCGTCAGCGCGATGCGCTGGTCGAGCACGCCGACCGCGAACGCGCCCTTCCCGTACCGCGAACACCCCGTGACACCGAGCGCATCCGCCTTGAGGAACTGGCCTCCCGCCTGCTCGATGACGTCGATGATCCGGCTCACGCCCCACGCCCAAGCCGCCAGCAGCCCGGTGCCGCTCGACGCGCCGTAAATGCTGTAGAAAGCGCCTTGTTTGTTGTTCCGCGGCGTCCCTTCCTTGCCGACGGCCAAGGGGTCGTAACTGATCACCGCCGCGCCGGACGCCCGGATCGTCGCCGTGTCCGCGCCGAATCCGCCGACCGCGAAGACCGCCGGGAACGGCCCCGTTCCGCTCGGCAGCTGCACGCCCGCGGAAAAACCGGCACTGCGGCCGTTTTCGCTGACGTTCACGGTGATGTTCGTGGCCGAGACGCTCCCCGTGACACTGGCCGGCTTCACCGGTTTCGGGCCGTGGATCGTCCGTTCCGCCAGCTTCTTGATCTCCTGCCTCCGGCACCGCCAGTCGGTCTTCGAGGTGACGCGGGTGCCGTCGATCTTCTTGAAGGGATCAGGAAGCTTGGCCGTCGAGGGGAACGAGCCGGGCAGCGACACCGGACAGTCGGCGCCGTCGTCTTCGACCGCCGCGGCGGCACCGGGGGCCACCGCGATCAGGCCGGCGACGGCGATCAGGGTGGCGGCGAGCAAGGCGAGTGCGGGACGGAGCCGCGAACCGGACACGGGTTCTCCCTTCCGGATGTAAACAGATGAAAAAACGGTAGAACCGTTTCGTTTACACCGTCAAGAAGGGCGGGGTGACCGAAACTTTCGAAACGCATCCGGTTTCGAAAGTTTCGGTTTCCCGTATTCGGCCTACTGATAACGGGGATTGGTGGCGTGCCAGGTGAAGCCGCCGCCCATCCAGGAACGGACGCCCACCAGGAACCGCTGCAGTTCCGGGGACGGCACGGCCAGCAGTTCGCGGTGGCCGTCCTCGAACTCGTGGACGATCCGGTTGTGCAGCGCCACCGTGGCCTCGACCGCCTCTTCGACCGGGCAGCCCCGGTCGGCGGCGATCTGCAGCACCATGTTGCACACCGGTTTCTCGTCCGCGGCGTCCTTGGCCACCGAGTGCAGGTCGTTGACCAGCACCGACGCCGTCCCCGCGCGCATCATCGCCTCGCGCACCCGCGGGTCGTAGTAGAACGGCGCGGCCAGCTCGTAGCCGCCGACGGCGTCGACCAGCGTCATCGACGTGTAGAAGCTGTCGTGCTGGCGGGCCGCCAGGTACTCCCACGCCGGCGGGTAGCGCCCGGTGTGGCGCCACGCCGCGTAGGCGTCCCAGCTGACGAACATCGAGAACGTCGCGTAGCAGACCCGCTGCACGAGCACCGGCGAGCCGTGGCGGCCCAGGTGCTCGATCCCCGAGTGCAGCCCGACGAGGATCGGGTCGCCGCGCAACGCCTCTTCCAGGGGTTCGGAAAACTCCCCGGCCGGGGCGACCGGGTCCATCGCCGCCATGACGAGGGCCAGCCGCGGCGGGAGCTCGGTGGGGGCCGCGCCGAGCGTGCTGTCGTCGGCGTAGTAGTCGTCGGCCGCCCACCAGACCGCGTTGAGCTGGGCGGCGACCAGCAGCCGGTCCGGGTCGTCGCAGTCGGTGTGGGCGAGCATCGCCAGCCTGCCGAAACCCGCCCCGGCGATCTGCTCCAGGCCCTTGCCGGTGAACCCGCAGCCGGCCGCCCAGCTGACCAGGCGCCGGTCGACCTCCGCGGCCAGGCCGTCGTCGACGCGACCCTGGACCGGGCAGTACAGCGGCGACGCGCTGCCGTCACCCCACGGCAGGTACGCGTACGCCGGGTCCTGCCCGGCCGACGGCAGGAACTGCGTCGCGATCCGCGCCGCCGACGTCCCGAGCCCGAACGGTGCCGCCGGTGGTCCGCCGGTCCAGTGTGGACACTCAGTCACGGTGGGCTCCCGTCTGCCTCAGACGCGGTCGGCGGCGATGAGCAGGTAGTGGAAACTGCCTTCGCGGTAGGCGGTCAGGAACGGCTTCTCGACGCCGGTGGCGACCGGCGACTGCTCCCGCAGCTCCCAGTAGGGGATCGTCGCCGCGGTCAGGTCGACGACGTTGATCGGCACGAACCCGTTGGCGGCCAAAGCCTTGAAGTAGTCGCCGCGAGCGTGGATGTTGCAGATGTAGTGCTGGTCGATCTGGCTCACCGCGCGCGACCGGCCGCCGGTGACGTCGTTGTAGCACCCGGTGATCGTCACGTACCGGCCGCCGGGCTTGAGCTGCCGCGCGTGCTCGGCGAACAGGTCGTTGAGGTCGACGTACATCGTGCTCTCGTTGTTCCAGATGCCCTGGAACGCCCCGGATTCGAAGCCGGTGTCGAGCATGTTCCGCAGGTGGTAGCGCACCGAGCCGTCGATCCCGCGCTGCCGCACGTGCGCGTTGGCGAAGCCGACCTGCTGCTCCGAAATGGAGATGCCGTCGACCTGGCAGCCGAACCGCAGGTGGGCCATGACGCTCGTGCCGCCGCGGCCGCAGCCGGCGTCGAGCAGCCGGTCCTCCGGCGCGATCGGGCCCAGGTGGTCGAGGAGGACGTCCGCCTGCGCGGTCTCGAGGCGGTGCATTTCCGCGATGATCGCCTCGTCGCGCCGGTCGGCCGGGGTGTCCAGCACGGCGGGGTCGTAGTCGCCGAGGCCGTAGTGGTGGTGGTACAGACCGTCGACGTCGCCCAGGCGGAGGTTCACCGGATCCTTCTCCGCGTTCCAGTAGTCGGCGACCGACTGCTGGTACGCGGTCCGGGTCACGGGCTTCTCGAGAGCGGTCATCGATTGAACTCCTCGGTCGTTTCCTTGGCAGAAAAGGGTTTCCCCTCGCTCGAAACGCTAGTGGCGGGAGTTTCGCAGGGAAAGGACCTTCACTCGGGCTCCGCGGTCGTGGCCCGTCCGGCCCAGTGGGGCCCGCCGCGGAGGTGGTCGGTACGGAAGCCGCCGGCCCTCGTTCGGCATCGGCGGCGCCACGACCGGGTGACGGCACGCGACAGCCCGTGTCAGGTGATTTCGAGGTTCGCCATCATGCCCATGTCCTCGTGTTCGGCGTTGTGGCAGTGGAAGAGGTACCGGCCGCGGTAGCCGTCGAAGCGGGTGACGATCTCCGCGGCCTCCCCTGGGCGCAGCGAAACGGTGTCCTTGAGCCCGGCATCGTGCGGCAGCGGCGGCCGCCCGCCGCGCGAGCGCACGCGGAACCCGGCCAGGTGCAGGTGGATCGGGTGGTGGACGTCGGCGACCAGCCGCCACACCTCGACGTCGCCGAGGGCGACCGTGACGTCCGTGCGGGCCGGGTCGAACGGCCGCCCGTCGATCAGCCAGCCGCGCCCGCCGTGCCCGCTGTCCAGTTGCCCGGCCCGGAAGGAGAACTCGCGCACCCGGACCGGCCGGTCCCAGGCCGGCAGGTCCGTCGACAGCACCGCGGGTACGCGGCTGTCGTCCCGCACGCGGCGCGCGACCCGGAACGCCATCACGTCGGTGGTGCGCCCGGACCCGAGCCGGTTCAGCAGCCGGACACGGCCGCCGACCGGCACGGCCGCGAAGTCGACGACGACGTCGTAGCGTTCGGCCGGCCCGATCGGCAGCGCGGTGTGGGTGACCGGGGCGGCCAGGAGCCCCTGGTCCGCGCCGATCTGGACGAGCGGGAGCCGCCGCCCGTCGTCGGTGACCGCCTCGAGTTCGTAGTGCCGCGCGTTGGACGCGTTGAGCAGCCGCAGCCGGTAGCGGGCCGCGTCGACTTCGTGCACCGGCCACGGCGCGCCGTTGACCAGGACGACGTCGCCGAGCACGCCGCCCAGGAAGCTCTCCCGCACGCCCGGCCGGTCCCGCAGCGTGCCGTCCACCGACGGGTAGTCGAGGCTGCCGTCGGCGGCGAACGCGCGGTCGGCGATCAGCAGCGGCAGTTCCCGGTCGCCCGCGGGAAGGCCGAGCGTTTCCTCGGCGTCGTCGCGCACGATGTGCAGCCCGGCGAGGCCGCGCCAGATCGCCGGCGCGGTGAAGTCCATCCGGTGGTCGTGGTACCAGAGCAACGCCGGCCGCTGGTCGTGCGGGAACGTGTAGTCGCGGGTCAGGTGGGTCCGCACGGCCCGCGGGTCGGGCATCGCGTGGTGACCGGCGGTCCACTGCGCGGGCAGCACCAGGTCGGTCGGGTAGCCGTCGGAGTCCGCCGGGGTCCGCCCGCCGTGCAGGTGCACCACGGTCGGCACGGGCAGCTCGTTGCGGTGGGTCACGGTGATCGGCTCGCCGCGGCGGGCCTCGATCGTCGGGCCGGGGAACGTACCGCCGTAGGTCCACATCGGCGTCCGGATCCCGGGCAGGATCTCGATGTCCGCGACGCGCTGGGTGATCTCGTAGCGGCCGGGCGCCACCGGTGCCAGCACCCGCGGCCGCGGCAACGGCACCTGGAACGGCGGCGGCAGCGGCACGGCGCTGCGGAGTTCGGCGCCGGTGAGCGCGGGGCGCCGCGACAGCGCGGCCGCCGTGGACAACCCGGCAGCGGCCAGCAACCCGAAGGCCCCGCCGAGGCGCAGCGCCTGGCGCCGGTTCACCTCACGCATCGACGGCCCCCGGCGGACGGCGCCACACGGCGACGACGAGCACGACGAGCCCCGCGACGGTCAGCACGCCCAGGGGGAGGTGCAGCCACAACGCGCCGTCCAGCCCGGCGAAGTACTGGACCGTCTCCGCGACGGCCACCGCCGCCGTGGCGAAGAACGGCCACGCCCGCCGCAGCCGGACCCAGACCACGACCGCGACGACCAGCTGCGCGTAACCGAGCGACGTGACGACGTCGGCGCCGGTCGCGTGCAGGCGCAGGCCGTCGTAGTCGCCGCTGAGGTACACGCCGGCGAACACCGGCTGGCCGGCGATCGCCACCAGGTGCGCGGCTGCCACGACCCGCAGCGCCCAGCTCGTTTTCCCGGTTCTTTCCATACTCCGAAGCTATGACCGCGAAGTCATCGTGTCTAAGATCAATATCGCTATGGTGTTATGACGCGGGAGGCATGACGTGGATCTGGGGACCCTGCGGCAGTTCCTCGTGGTGGCCCGGCTGGAGCACCTCAGCCGCGCGGCCGAAGAGCTGCGCGTCGCCCAGCCGTCGCTGAGCCGGACCATCGCCCGGCTGGAGAACGAGCTGGGCACGCCGCTGTTCGACCGGGCCGGGCGGCTGCGGCTCAACGACGCCGGCCGGCTCTTCCGCGGCTACGTCGAACGCGCACTCGGGGAGCTCGACGCGGGACGCCGCGCGGTCGCCGACGCGACGGGCGAGGGCTTCGGCACCGTGCGGCTCGCGTCGGAAACCTTCCTCACCCTGACCCGGCCGCTCGCCGCGTTCAAGCGGGCCCACCCGGACGTCGAGGTCGAACTGCACCAGCTGCCCGCCGACGCGATGGCGCGAGCCCTGCGTGCCCAGGAGATCGACCTGTGCGTGGCGTCGCAACCGATTCCCGACGAGGGCTTGGCCGGCGTGCAGCTGCTCGACGAGCCGGTGCTGGTGGCCACGCCGCTCGGGCACCGGCTGGCGGACCGCGCCTCGGTGCGCGTCGAAGACCTCGCCGGCGAACCGTTCGTCACCGCCCGGCGCGGGCACTGGCACCGCCGCCTGCTCGACCGGCTCTTCGCCGCCCGCGACCTGACCCCGAAGATCGTCTTCGAGGGCGACGAGCCCGGCGCGATCCAGGAACTCATCAGCGCGGGCCTGGGCATCGGGCTCAACCCGGCCATGGCGCGCCGGGTTTCCGCGCAGGTGCCGGTCGTCTGGCTCC belongs to Amycolatopsis tolypomycina and includes:
- a CDS encoding cellulose binding domain-containing protein, with protein sequence MSGSRLRPALALLAATLIAVAGLIAVAPGAAAAVEDDGADCPVSLPGSFPSTAKLPDPFKKIDGTRVTSKTDWRCRRQEIKKLAERTIHGPKPVKPASVTGSVSATNITVNVSENGRSAGFSAGVQLPSGTGPFPAVFAVGGFGADTATIRASGAAVISYDPLAVGKEGTPRNNKQGAFYSIYGASSGTGLLAAWAWGVSRIIDVIEQAGGQFLKADALGVTGCSRYGKGAFAVGVLDQRIALTMPIESGTAGVPILRGIPGESGSQGLGNAYGEQPWFGDAFSAYTGNPAGLPVDTHELVGMVAPRGLFIMENPHIDWLGARSGSVAALAGAEVYKALGVGANITYWSDVQDGTHCASRPEWRTPLQQNIQKFLLRTGSAAGTIRIAAKKAGNLAEWRDWSTPTLTDGPGTTTPTTTPTAPTTPTTPAGGACTAAVSVNQWTGGFVTTIRVTAGAAPITGWTVTANLPAGAVVTSVWNAGRSGDTGAVRFTNTGFNGSLSAGQSTEFGYQGTGTATGTTAACAPG
- a CDS encoding geranyl diphosphate 2-C-methyltransferase; this encodes MTALEKPVTRTAYQQSVADYWNAEKDPVNLRLGDVDGLYHHHYGLGDYDPAVLDTPADRRDEAIIAEMHRLETAQADVLLDHLGPIAPEDRLLDAGCGRGGTSVMAHLRFGCQVDGISISEQQVGFANAHVRQRGIDGSVRYHLRNMLDTGFESGAFQGIWNNESTMYVDLNDLFAEHARQLKPGGRYVTITGCYNDVTGGRSRAVSQIDQHYICNIHARGDYFKALAANGFVPINVVDLTAATIPYWELREQSPVATGVEKPFLTAYREGSFHYLLIAADRV
- a CDS encoding proline racemase family protein; this encodes MRSSRAITAVDSHTEGMPTRVVTGGVAPIPGATMAERRRYFMAHLDHLRQFLVNEPRGHSAMSGAILQPPCREDADWGVLYIEVSGCLPMCGHGTIGVATVLVETGMVEVTEPTTVVRLDTPAGLVHAEVTVRDGRASSVKLRNVASFLAERDAVVSVPGLGDVRYDLAYGGNFYAILDLSSVGIPFDRAEKDRILQAGLSIMAAINEQRPPKHPEDPLIGGCKHVQFLAPGSDARASRNAMAIHPGWFDRSPCGTGTSARMAQLHARGELPLHTPFENSSFIGTTFTGSLVEETTVGGVPAVIPEFSGRAWITGTATYLLDPDDPFPTGFVL
- a CDS encoding family 2 encapsulin nanocompartment cargo protein terpene cyclase; protein product: MTECPHWTGGPPAAPFGLGTSAARIATQFLPSAGQDPAYAYLPWGDGSASPLYCPVQGRVDDGLAAEVDRRLVSWAAGCGFTGKGLEQIAGAGFGRLAMLAHTDCDDPDRLLVAAQLNAVWWAADDYYADDSTLGAAPTELPPRLALVMAAMDPVAPAGEFSEPLEEALRGDPILVGLHSGIEHLGRHGSPVLVQRVCYATFSMFVSWDAYAAWRHTGRYPPAWEYLAARQHDSFYTSMTLVDAVGGYELAAPFYYDPRVREAMMRAGTASVLVNDLHSVAKDAADEKPVCNMVLQIAADRGCPVEEAVEATVALHNRIVHEFEDGHRELLAVPSPELQRFLVGVRSWMGGGFTWHATNPRYQ
- a CDS encoding VOC family protein; the protein is MERVLGIGGYFIRAADPAALGAWYRDCLGLDPGEEGGWQQEAGTTLFAPFEAGTGYFGSPAQQTMLNFRVRDLDAMLAQLRARGADVADEVEDMPGIGRFGWVTDPEGHRIELWQPA
- a CDS encoding multicopper oxidase family protein; this translates as MREVNRRQALRLGGAFGLLAAAGLSTAAALSRRPALTGAELRSAVPLPPPFQVPLPRPRVLAPVAPGRYEITQRVADIEILPGIRTPMWTYGGTFPGPTIEARRGEPITVTHRNELPVPTVVHLHGGRTPADSDGYPTDLVLPAQWTAGHHAMPDPRAVRTHLTRDYTFPHDQRPALLWYHDHRMDFTAPAIWRGLAGLHIVRDDAEETLGLPAGDRELPLLIADRAFAADGSLDYPSVDGTLRDRPGVRESFLGGVLGDVVLVNGAPWPVHEVDAARYRLRLLNASNARHYELEAVTDDGRRLPLVQIGADQGLLAAPVTHTALPIGPAERYDVVVDFAAVPVGGRVRLLNRLGSGRTTDVMAFRVARRVRDDSRVPAVLSTDLPAWDRPVRVREFSFRAGQLDSGHGGRGWLIDGRPFDPARTDVTVALGDVEVWRLVADVHHPIHLHLAGFRVRSRGGRPPLPHDAGLKDTVSLRPGEAAEIVTRFDGYRGRYLFHCHNAEHEDMGMMANLEIT
- a CDS encoding LysR family transcriptional regulator, which encodes MDLGTLRQFLVVARLEHLSRAAEELRVAQPSLSRTIARLENELGTPLFDRAGRLRLNDAGRLFRGYVERALGELDAGRRAVADATGEGFGTVRLASETFLTLTRPLAAFKRAHPDVEVELHQLPADAMARALRAQEIDLCVASQPIPDEGLAGVQLLDEPVLVATPLGHRLADRASVRVEDLAGEPFVTARRGHWHRRLLDRLFAARDLTPKIVFEGDEPGAIQELISAGLGIGLNPAMARRVSAQVPVVWLPVDSPDCRRTITLFWAAGDRLPAAARLMRTTLTGWEWDPPS